The following coding sequences lie in one Monomorium pharaonis isolate MP-MQ-018 chromosome 1, ASM1337386v2, whole genome shotgun sequence genomic window:
- the LOC118646573 gene encoding putative nuclease HARBI1: protein MYLVVCDAQRRILDIVARWRGSVHDSRIWDSNHLKEEFEEGRMTGILLGDAGYPCRPYLLTPFLNPQTPCQERYTGIFQNTDYEFTIRFQRFFFKMVVDISTTVPQRVKALHNDMQISLITAKIAIIAMAILFNIRKQFDHFDYDSDDEKNNSENEEDNAAIPNRAAQSDTAFRLEFAQRHFS, encoded by the exons ATGTATCTAGTGGTCTGTGATGCACAACGTCGCATTTTAGATATTGTTGCCAGATGGAGGGGCAGCGTTCATGATTCCCGGATATGGGATTCAAATCATTTGAAGGAAGAGTTTgag GAAGGCAGAATGACAGGGATACTATTAGGAGATGCAGGTTATCCTTGCAGGCCGTATCTCCTAACTCCATTCTTGAATCCTCAAACTCCTTGCCAAGAAAG gTATACagggatttttcaaaatactgaTTACGAATTCACCATCAGATTTCAacgatttttcttcaaaatg GTGGTCGATATATCGACCACCGTGCCGCAAAGGGTTAAAGCATTACATAATGACATGCAAATATCTTTGATAACAGCGAAGATTGCTATCATAGCAATGGCTATTCTCTTCAATATACGGAAACAATTTGACCATTTTGATTATG attcaGATGATGAAAAAAACAACAGTGAAAATGAAGAAGATAATGCAGCTATCCCAAATAGAGCTGCACAATCTGATACAGCATTTAGATTAGAATTTGCACAACgacatttttcttaa
- the LOC118646575 gene encoding uncharacterized protein LOC118646575 — MNTEQLRRKRGSIKAQLTSARNFAIRANDDLESTTKEEIESRIQRLDDIYDKFQTISQQLSSEDDDEDEDRTEDTEFEDKYFAVRASLLRCLEKLKSSQASTSGENRADNNALTQILEQQFRIVQQLSERSNDNNNDIMVRILEQQGQMLTRINTPSNSSREFNVKLPIINLPVFSGQMEEWKRYADTFKTLIHNSDLSNVQKHQYLVSSLSGAAARVVESIEISEQNYEIAWDLLRERYEDEKAIRKRHVQCLFELPRVHRESSNAIRDLIDHVQKHLRVLQSMKLPTESWGELIISLIEKNLDSATRKRWEEHAEMHEELMTKTMIDFLQRRCQVLERAALSEGIKDVTSGIKTSEKNDNNKIKSASNSRLQTKTTLSTTIQGGRCYVCQGPHLIYTCNQFLNLSVKDRIQTVKKLKLCINCLRNDHFVARCTSSSCRECGERHNTLCHLSRGVSTPTTRENPETTTPEMGASVNLVTGSERSTSEKAEDGASGPLVHHVRRETSKCKRILMSTAIVEAKAYNYCNRQLRVLLDSASETNFITLAACRELGLRMDNVCESISGLNNMNCDIKHGCQLKLKSRISNYEVSLYCLVAPSLTKELPSFSIRALQILIPKNLELADPLFYNPSKIDVLIGGEIFFNLLEVGKIELSQDLPTLQNSKFGWLIAGPIPERLVMKQPADRSSLNAHMCLLTQKDEENNMLSRFWELEEYPVEGRVTMSAEELECESYFVNTMTRDSFGRFIVRLPFRKNKNKLEYIDLNHMSRATENLNITSSIYLPHHGVLRESSVTTKLRVVFDGSAKTSSGVSLNDSLMVGAALQDNIIDIILRFRLHAVAITADLKKMYRQVLINKLDRDYQRILWRFSTNEPIQEFRLNTVTYGLACAPFVAIRCVRQLASEAVNEFREASQVLLNDLYVDDILTGVSCESDAVEFNQLTTLLGSGGFEPHKWQSNCGAILGDRNRVEQSSSVAIDTNNVKTLGLIWHPNKDMFQFSIKAIANPSKSKREVLSTVSRLFDPLGLISPILIRAKIIMQQTWAANLSWDDPLTKVIFNNYGMRIDASLKAYGACVYLQTIDENGNAKSALLCSKSRVSPIRNKTITLPRLELCGAVALVRLVKNVRRALKVNFDKIYAWTDSTIVLAWISGDPSRQKTFVSNRSAEIQSSLPSDCWRHVRSSDNPADLISRGTNLKDLQQCKLWWEGPNWLSKFDNYVENELESITLSQDETEIVESEQKSELQVLVSLNGADRAISRLLSNYSSLSKIERILARIMRFIYNCKASRVNRNYDSISIKEIHTANQLLVRETQIVCFAKELADLKANKPISSSSKLLSLGPFIDETGLIRVGGRLQHSIASFRKKHPILLPCDSRFTHLLFEREHLRLLHAGPQALLYSIRERYWPINGRALARKIVYKCVNCFRNGPRSLSQIMGQLPSDRVIPKRPFFVTGIDFAGPITTLVNRGRGRKTSKSYVSLFVCFTTKAIHIEAVSDLTASAFIAALRRFVGRRGCPQRIYSDNATNFVGAKNEIKEIQEFINSNVRNISDEFCIPHNIEWKFIPPASPHMGGLWEAGIKSCKFYLKRIIGGGLLTFEELSTVLIQIEACLNSRPIRQLPSTPMDLQPLTPGHFIIGEPLTTVPEVDLSDTAINRLSRWQLIQKIAQDFWKRWSAEYLTSLQGKTKWKRKTPNLSVGDIVLIQDNNLPPLKWKLGKVVEAHAGADGNVRVVTLKTASGVCKRAINKLCKLPISDELNVINDE; from the exons ATGAATACCGAGCAATTAAGGAGGAAAAGAGGATCAATCAAGGCTCAATTGACATCGGCAAGGAATTTCGCAATTCGAGCGAACGATGACCTGGAAAGTACAACAAAGGAGGAAATTGAATCTCGTATACAAAGGTTGGATGATATCTACGACAAGTTTCAGACAATTTCACAACAATTATCATCCGAAGACGATGACGAAGATGAAGATAGAACCGAAGATACCGAATTCGAAGACAAATATTTCGCAGTGAGAGCATCGCTATTACGATGCCTTGAGAAATTGAAATCATCACAAGCATCGACAAGCGGCGAAAATAGAGCGGATAACAACGCATTAACGCAGATCTTGGAACAGCAGTTCAGGATAGTTCAACAACTTTCAGAACGTTCAAACGATAATAACAACGATATAATGGTGCGGATATTAGAACAGCAAGGTCAAATGCTAACACGAATAAATACACCATCAAATTCATCACGTGAATTTAACGTCAAGTTGCCGATCATCAATTTGCCTGTATTCAGCGGGCAGATGGAAGAGTGGAAAAGGTATGCTGAtacatttaaaactttaattcacAATAGCGATTTGTCAAATGTACAAAAGCATCAATATCTGGTAAGCTCATTGAGCGGCGCGGCTGCGCGAGTAGTTGAATCTATTGAAATTTCTGAGCAAAATTATGAGATTGCATGGGACTTGTTGAGGGAACGCTATGAAGACGAAAAAGCGATTCGCAAGCGACATGTGCAATGCCTATTCGAGTTGCCGCGCGTGCATCGAGAATCATCTAACGCAATTCGAGATCTTATAGATCACGTTCAAAAACATTTGAGAGTTTTACAATCTATGAAACTTCCCACGGAATCATGGGGAGAGCTAATCATATCTTTAATCGAGAAAAATTTAGATAGCGCTACAAGAAAGCGCTGGGAGGAACACGCCGAGATGCATGAAGAACTGATGACAAAAACCATGATTGATTTCTTGCAGCGTCGATGCCAGGTGTTGGAACGAGCAGCCTTGAGCGAAGGGATAAAGGACGTTACCAGCGGGATAAAGACGAGCGAGAAGAACGAcaacaataaaatcaaatcAGCGTCAAATTCAAGATTGCAAACCAAAACAACATTGTCAACAACCATACAAGGAGGGCGATGTTACGTCTGTCAAGGCCCGCATCTTATTTACACttgtaatcaatttttgaatttgtCTGTTAAGGATAGGATCCAAAccgtcaaaaaattaaaattatgcattAACTGTCTTCGCAACGATCATTTTGTCGCAAGATGTACTTCAAGTTCATGTCGAGAATGTGGTGAGCGCCACAATACGTTGTGCCATTTGAGCAGGGGCGTATCAACTCCAACCACAAGGGAGAATCCTGAGACTACCACTCCGGAGATGGGAGCGAGCGTGAATCTGGTGACGGGCTCCGAACGGAGCACGTCGGAGAAGGCCGAAGACGGAGCGAGCGGTCCACTTGTTCATCACGTGCGAAGAGAAACTTCAAAGTGTAAGCGTATTCTTATGTCAACCGCAATTGTAGAGGCGAAGGCGTATAACTATTGTAACCGACAATTGAGAGTTCTCTTAGACAGCGCGAGCGAGacgaattttataacattagcGGCATGCAGGGAACTCGGATTGAGGATGGATAATGTTTGCGAGTCAATTAGCGGTTTAAACAACATGAATTGCGATATCAAGCATGGttgtcaattaaaattaaaatcgcgAATTTCAAATTATGAAGTGAGTTTGTATTGTTTGGTTGCTCCGAGTTTGACGAAAGAATTGCCATCGTTCTCAATTCGAGCTTTGCAGATATTAATTCCAAAAAACCTCGAATTGGCGGACCCATTGTTTTATAATCCGAGCAAAATAGATGTATTGATAGGCggagaaattttctttaacttaCTTGAAGTTGGGAAAATCGAATTGAGTCAGGATTTGCCTACCTTGCAAAATAGCAAATTCGGATGGTTAATAGCGGGCCCGATACCCGAGCGTTTGGTCATGAAGCAGCCGGCTGATCGATCGTCGTTGAACGCTCACATGTGTTTATTAACGCAGAAGGACGAGGAGAACAATATGTTATCACGATTTTGGGAATTAGAAGAATATCCAGTTGAGGGACGCGTTACCATGTCAGCCGAGGAATTAGAATGCGaaagttattttgtaaatactaTGACTCGAGACTCGTTCGGGCGATTTATCGTTAGGTTACCGTTTCGAAAGAACAAAAACAAACTTG AATATATCGATTTAAATCATATGTCAAGGGCAacggaaaatttaaatattacatcatCTATTTATTTGCCGCATCACGGTGTATTGCGCGAATCGAGTGTCACAACTAAGTTGCGCGTTGTATTCGATGGCTCGGCAAAGACGTCTTCGGGTGTGTCGTTGAATGACTCGTTAATGGTCGGAGCGGCTTTGCAGGATAATATAATAGACATAATTTTACGATTTCGACTACATGCAGTTGCGATTACtgctgatttaaaaaaaatgtatagacAAGTGCTAATTAATAAGCTAGATCGCGATTACCAAAGAATTTTGTGGCGTTTTTCGACAAATGAACCGATACAAGAATTCCGATTGAATACAGTCACATACGGACTGGCGTGCGCTCCATTTGTAGCCATACGTTGCGTCCGACAACTAGCGAGTGAAGCAGTGAATGAGTTTCGCGAAGCATCACAAGTTTTGTTAAATGATTTATACGTTGACGATATTTTAACCGGAGTTAGTTGTGAGAGCGATGCGGTCGAGTTCAATCAATTAACGACTCTATTAGGTAGCGGAGGATTCGAGCCTCATAAATGGCAATCTAATTGCGGAGCGATTCTGGGCGATCGAAACAGAGTCGAGCAATCGTCGTCGGTGGCGATTGATACAAACAACGTAAAAACATTGGGTTTGATATGGCATCCGAACAAAGACATGTTCCAGTTTTCAATCAAGGCGATAGCGAACCCAAGTAAAAGCAAACGAgaggttttgtcgacagtttCGAGGTTGTTCGATCCATTGGGATTGATTAGTCCAATTTTAATTCGAGCCAAGATAATCATGCAACAAACATGGGCGGCAAATTTAAGTTGGGATGACCCGCTAACTAAAGTAATCTTCAACAATTATGGGATGCGTAT TGATGCCTCATTGAAGGCATACGGAGCATGCGTTTATTTGCAGACCATTGACGAGAACGGTAACGCTAAATCGGCGTTGCTTTGCTCCAAATCACGAGTCTCGCcgataagaaataaaacaataacacTTCCCAGACTTGAATTGTGCGGGGCCGTTGCATTGGTTAGACTGGTGAAAAATGTGCGACGAGCTTTAAAGGTtaactttgataaaatatatgcatggACGGATTCCACAATTGTATTGGCGTGGATATCAGGCGATCCGTCTCGTCAGAAAACATTTGTGTCAAATCGAAGTGCAGAAATACAGTCTAGTCTTCCGTCTGATTGTTGGAGACATGTTCGAAGTAGTGATAATCCCGCCGATCTAATCTCGCGAGGCACAAATCTAAAGGACCTGCAACAATGTAAACTTTGGTGGGAAGGTCCGAATTGGTTAtcaaaatttgacaattatGTCGAAAATGAATTAGAATCAATCACTTTATCTCAAGATGAGACCGAAATTGTGGAATCCGAGCAAAAATCAGAACTGCAAGTATTAGTAAGTCTCAATGGCGCGGATCGAGCGATTTCGCGTTTGTTGAGTAATTATTCCTCGTTATCAAAGATTGAGCGTATTTTAGCAAGAATCATGcggtttatttataattgtaaagcGAGTCGAGTAAACCGCAATTATGATTCGATCtcaattaaagaaatacaCACCGCCAATCAATTATTAGTTCGCGAGACTCAAATTGTTTGCTTCGCAAAAGAATTGGCGGATTTAAAGGCAAATAAACCGATTAGTTCAAGCAGCAAATTATTATCTCTCGGCCCATTCATTGATGAAACCGGACTCATCAGGGTGGGCGGAAGATTGCAACATTCGATCGCATCGTTCAGGAAGAAACATCCGATTTTGTTACCGTGCGACAGTAGATTTACGCATTTATTATTCGAGCGTGAACATCTCAGGTTATTACACGCAGGGCCACAAGCACTATTGTACTCGATTCGCGAAAGATATTGGCCAATTAATGGAAGAGCTTTAGCcagaaaaattgtatacaaGTGCGTTAACTGCTTCCGTAACGGTCCAAGGTCGCTATCACAGATAATGGGGCAATTACCATCGGATCGAGTTATTCCAAAACGCCCATTTTTTGTGACTGGCATAGATTTCGCGGGGCCAATCACGACTTTGGTGAATCGAGGCCGCGGTAGGAAGACTAGCAAGTCGTATGTTTCGTTATTTGTCTGTTTCACAACTAAAGCAATCCATATTGAAGCGGTCAGCGATCTCACTGCGAGCGCGTTTATAGCGGCACTTAGACGTTTCGTAGGACGTCGAGGATGTCCGCAGCGCATCTACAGCGATAACGCGACTAATTTTGTCGGCGCAAAAAATGAAATCAAAGAAATTCAAGAGTTTATTAATTCAAACGTTAGGAACATTAGCGACGAATTTTGTATACCTCATAACATCGAGTGGAAGTTTATTCCACCTGCATCCCCTCATATGGGGGGGCTGTGGGAAGCCGGAATTAAGTCAtgtaaattctatttaaaacgAATTATAGGTGGCGGTTTATTGACCTTTGAAGAATTGAGTACTGTGTTAATACAAATCGAAGCTTGTTTGAACTCTCGACCGATTCGTCAACTACCATCCACACCAATGGACTTACAACCATTGACGCCGGGACATTTCATTATCGGGGAACCGTTGACAACAGTACCAGAGGTGGATCTGAGCGACACAGCAATAAATAGACTCAGCAGATGgcaattaattcaaaaaatcGCACAAGACTTTTGGAAAAGATGGAGCGCCGAGTATTTAACATCACTTCAAGGAAAAACaaaatggaaaagaaaaacgcCAAATTTGTCAGTTGGTGACATTGTTTTAATTCAGGACAATAATTTACCACCATTAAAGTGGAAATTAGGCAAGGTAGTTGAAGCGCACGCCGGCGCAGACGGCAACGTGCGCGTCGTGACTTTAAAGACCGCGAGTGGAGTCTGTAAGCGAGcaattaataaactttgtaaACTTCCAATATCCGATGAACTTAATGTAATCAATGATGAATAA